tcttatcctgggtcgtccccttctcctcctgcccccagcccctcccagcatcagagtcttttccaatgagttaactcttcgcatgaggtggccaaagtactggagtttcagctttagcatcattccttccaaagaaatcccagggctgatctccttcagaatggactggttggatctccttgcagtccaagggactcccaagagtcttctccaacaccacagttcaaaagcatcaattcttcggtgctcaactttcttgacagtccaactctcacatccatacaggaccactggaaaaaccatagccttgactagacagacctttgttggcaaagtaatattatAGTAATGTAAATTGTGTatagaaggaaatagaaattctaaagttgaaaaaatataataatatttcacTTAAAGAGCTTCACAGTAAGTTTAACCTTATAGGGGAAACAGGGAACATGAAGAGAGGTTATTGAGATTATCCAGTCTGAAAAAAcattacataaaaataatgaataagatGTAGTTAAATAGGAACAGAGCCATACATACCTGCAGGACTCTATCTAGCCTACAAGTCTATGCATAATAATAGTTCTAGaataagaggaagaagagagagggtcaaaaataatatttgaaaaaataatgtacaAAACCTTCTCTGAtatgaaaaacttttaatttgTATATTCAAGAACCTCACAAAATTTTAAGTAAGATAAACTGAAAGAGATCCACACCTGACCACATGATAATAAAATTGTTGAGAGTCAGACATAAAGAGTGAATTGATGTGATGAAAGCAAAGGAGTGCCAATCAAGAATTCTGTACCAAGCAAAGCTATCCtttaaaaaagggagaaattAATGTGTTCTTGGATAAACAAACCCAGAAAATCCATCAGTAGCACACTTGCCCTACGAGAAACACTCAAGGATATTCTGTAGGCTGAAGTCAAAATACATAAGACTAATTAGAATCCgcaaagaaaaaataagctaACATCGATAAAAGTGACTGCATAGGTAAATATATCTACAAGTGtttttgtatataatattttcttctcctttctgacTTATGAGATGCTGATAAAGCAGTCTTTAGATGTAAATTTATACCTGTTAATGactttattaataaaaaagatttaaaataataaccTTTATCTCTatctacaaaaatagaaaaagaagagcaaactgaaCTCAAAGCAATGTGAAGGAAGGAAGTAAGATTAGAGTGGAAAtataatatgaaaaggaaaatcagtagaaagaaatcaataaaacccAAATCTTGTTATTTAGAAAGacagatgaaatttaaaaatctttagttAGACTAtataagggaggaaaaaagaaaaatagtactaATACCAGTGATAAACCAGTATACTATCAATCTTACAAATATATCATGGATTATAAgcgaatatgggcttccctgatagttcagttggtaaagaacccacctgcaaatgcaggagaccacagttcaattcagagaaggtgatggcaccccactccagtactcttgcctggaaaatcccatggacggaggagcctggtaggctgcagtccatgggctcactaagagtcagacatgactgagcgacttctctttcacttttcactttcatgcactggagaaggaaatggcaaccaactccagtgttcttgcctggagaatcccagggctggtggagcctggtgggctgccgtctatgggattgcacagagtcagacacaactgaagtgacttagcagcagcacagttcagttcttgggttgggaagctccccaaCAAGCTTGGagacctgaagaagggaaaggctacccattcctgtattctagcttggaaaataccatggtctatatagtccatggagtcgcagagtcagacacgactgattgactttcactttaataagGGAATACTATGGAcaattatggagaaggcaatggccattcactccagtactcttgcctggaaactcccatggatggaggagcctggtaggctatagtccatggggtcgcgaagagtcagacatgactgagtgacttcactttcactttcatacactggagaaggaaatggcaacctactccagtgttattgcctggagaatcccagggaccggggagcctggtgagctgctgtctatggggtctcacagagtcagacacgactgatgcaacttagcagcagcagcagcatggataacTATACACTGAAAAATTAGATAacctaaataaaataataccaaGGGCTAGTGGTAATGAAAAACTATCAGAACTCTAATTTGTTGCTGGTGCAAATGCAACCACACTGGAAGATGATTTGGCAATTTTTTCAAAAGGTaaatatgatcactcacctagagccagacatcctggaatgtgaagtcaagtgggccttaggaagcatctctacaaacaaagctagtggaggtgatggaattccagttgagctatttcaaatcctaaaagatgatgctttgaaagtgctgtgctcaatatgccagcaaatttggaaaactcaggactggaaaaggtcagttttcattccaatcccaaaaaaaggcaatgccaaagaatgttcaaactactgcacaattgcactcatctcacatgctagcaaaataatgctcaaaattctccaagccaggcttcagcagtacgagaaccgtgaagttccagatgttcagggtggttttagaaaagcagaggatccagagatcagattggcaacatccactggatcattgaaaaagcaatagagttccagaaaaacatctatttcttctttattgactatgccaaagcctttgactatgtgcatcacaataaactgtggaaaattcttcaagagatgggaataccagaccacctgacctgcctcttgagaaatctgtatgcaggtcaggaagcaacagttagaactggacatgaaacaacagactggttccaaatcagggaaagaagtatgtcaagactgtatattgtcaccctgcttatttaacttttatgcagagtacatcatgagaaactctgggccggaagaagcacaagctggaatcaagactgctgggagaaatatcaataacctcagatatgcagatgacaccacccttaaggcagatagtgaagaagaactaaagagccttttgatgaaagtgaaagaggagagtgaaaaagctggcttaaagctcaacattcagaaaaggaagatcatagcatctggtcccatcacgtcatgggaaatagatggggaaacaatggaaacagtgaaaaactttattttctttgactccagaatcactgcaagccatgaaattaaaagacggttactccttggaagaaaagctgtgaccaacctagacagcatattaaaaagcagaggcttgactttgccagcaaagatctgtctggtcaaagcCATAGCTTTTCCACTAGTCTTGCATGAATgtgcaagttggaccataaagaatgctgagcgcttaagaattcatgcttttgaactctggttttcagaagactcttgagagtaccttggactgcaaggagataaaacctgtcaattttaaaggaaatcagtcctgaatattcattggaaggactgatgccaaatctgaaactccaatactttggccacctgatgagaagaatgaCTCATTAGGAAGACTGTAATGCTGGGAagggtgaaggcaggaggagaagagggtgacagaggatgagatggttggatggcatcactaactaggtggacatgactttgagtaagctccaggagtaagtgatggacaggggagcctggcatgctgcagtccatggggttgcagagaatcagacatgactgaggaactgaactgaacttatgctGAAAAAAAGCCCCTGTCACATTATTGCCACATTATTGAAAAGACAAGGCTAGAGAAATAGACGATAGATCAGTGGTTACAAGGAATTACGGGTCAGAGGGAGGTTGAGTGTAGAAGGATAGTGCCGAgattctgtaagatgttatagaaaaatacaaatgaaggttttggccaacccaatataaactTTCTATATCCAGACTGTAGTAGTAATTACATGAATCTGTATATAAGCATTAAAACTGATATAACTgtacaccaaaagaaaaaaatgttgactttatgagaatttaaaaataaaatgaaataataggcTTGTATTGGAGAAAGGCATAAATCAGTCCATCAGAAATTAAGGAGATGCTTTTGTTGGGGGAGAAAACTTTTGCTACTTAAACTATATCATGGGAAATTCAAATACGGAAATGTGATGAATAGtgaaaatgagggggaaaaattGAGATGATTGAGTCCCTGTATTAGCTTCATGGGCTCGAATTTCTCCCATATAAAATATAATGAGCAATTGCTAAATTGTTACTGTGATTATTGTGTTACTGATAGAATCAGATCCAACTGGATTTCAGAATTGCCTACATATAAAATCTAGATTATATAGGAGTGTTTTTTCCTAGgtataagtaagtaaagtcaagagcttcttttttatatttttatcatgtgGGCATAGGTATTTTTTGAaaccataaaaaattaaaatgttaaaattctcATTGGGTATAAAGGAAAGATCTGGTTTTAGTTACAAAGAACTTAGCAGATGTCCCTGTAAATGTTTTCCCTCAGTAGAATGAAACCacattttgcagtatatactTTTGGATATCATAGTCGGCAAAGAGAATGCTATATTAATGACAAACGCACTTTTTGAGGTATGAGGTAtgcagtaatttttaaaactattattaatATAGCTTCAAATGTTTGTATCAACATTAATATAAATCtataaatattattctttaaGAGATTATAGGAGTTGAATTGAAATAGAATGCATTATTTAGCCAATGGCAAGTGAAGTAGAATGATAAAATCTCACTTTAACATTGACTTTTTTAGGCATTTTTGTATCTGTTTTATGACAGACACATCATCCAAAATACTGTATGTCTATGAAAGGCAAATGGTTAAGGtaattcttctttgtttatttattttgtcccTCTGGCACCCAGAGTTTATTATAGGGCATATATAAGATAATATAAGAAATGACTCCTTGGCTTCATATACATAATAATGAAATTTCTCTTTAGATTCTCATTAGAAATTTGCGTTGTAACCGTGAGTGGAGACATTTGGTGTGTCACCAGTTTCATTGTTCTGACCTGTTTATATCTCAGCAGGAATAATGACATGAATAGTTTGACCATTGAGAATGCAAAATCAGAGTGAACACttgtcaaggttttttttttcagcaaaattAAATGTTGCTAATTTAAAATGGGTCAGagtaatatttttctgtattttattcattgtGTAATTTAAATTTAGATCATTTGATATATATTCTTACAGTTGGCTCATTTCTGGATCATTAAGCTCTACCATCAAATAATACTTATTAGACTTCTGCATGCTTATAGATCCAGAATGAGTGCAGTTAAGGAAATAGCATGCATTCTTctttaataaaaacataattctTCAGTCAAACAAATACTTTGATGTGTCTAACAAACACAAATACGGCATTTCTTCATTATTCCAATCTATTTGTCTCACTTCTCCCTGCCATTTCTAATTCTAAAAATCTAATAGAATTCTAAAGATACTCTTGAATCATTAGCAAACACGTTAagaagacccagagagatgttatggggagggaggtgggaggggggttcatgtttgggaacgcatgtaagaattaaagaaaaattaaaaaaaaaaagaaaagtagaaaaaaaaagaaatatattgtaCATTACACTTTGATGATATACTTTAGATAAACTGCTTTCAGGTTTACTTCAGTGTGGCCAAATAAGAGAATATAAAATACTCAAAGAGATTATTTGGTCACATGTTACTTCCCACTCAGAATGACATATGCTTATATTTGACACTCATTTGACTCAATTATTGGCTAAGAGTTTGGTTAACAAAAAAGTGTACATTATTCTAgtcagtgtttttgttgttgttattgttgttaaatCTATTTTCCTCACAGGCTGTGAAATAGCTCTTTTGTTACTCATTAGTGGGGTCACCAGATGGTACGCAGAAAAAAGCAAATTTTGTGACTCTAACtcaattttgttcatttctggttgttaaatttggaaaagaagattgaaattaatatttcaatatagctgctgctgctaagttgcttcagtcgtgtcagactctgtgcgaccccatagacggcagcccaccaggctcccctgtccctgggattctctaggcaagaacactggagtgggttgccatttccttctccaatgcatgaaagtgaaaagtgaaagtgaagtcgctcagtcatgtctgactctttgggaccccatggactgcagcctccaggctcttctgtccttgggcattctccaggcaagaattctggagtgggttgccatgctcctcTCCAGGATGAAGACAGTTAACCTTACCTATTTAATGGGATCTtatgtatattcatttatttccaaaTTTGTCTCCAAATGCTCCAGATGCTCTTTGCTTTAAACATCTTATTCtctaaaggaattttttttcttttaaatcttttttgatGTTCACTTCACAGGAAACTGAATATGTCTGTCAAGTCTTCTTCCTGAAAAAGtaggagaaagaaaagtagaCCTTTTAGGGTGACCAGTTTATGGTGTCTGTAACTGGGAGTTACTTTGCAACTTTGTGTTCCAGATTTACTCTATTTAAAAGTTCTTTGGCATTTCAGATGGCTATTACACTTGAATTATAGCTCATtgtctgaaattatttctttttaggtaAACAGGATTATAAAAAAACCAAACCTATTTTACGAGCAACTAAATTAAAAgcagaagcaaagaaaacagCAATTGGCATAAAGGTACCTGTATTTGCTAACTTTAAAATTTGATATATTGCCTGCcacttcattttctaaaatggaTTGCATAAATGTTGAATTCTAGATGTTTTTTGACGTTTCAAAATCTAAGTCAAATGCCAGAATTAGAGGCTTTTGAAAAGAATTTACTTAATGAGAAACATCCTTCCCATTCTAAGATTTTATCAGGTCTTAGATTAAGACCCAATATCACTTAAGAGAACCAGTTACACTTAAAGTTGCAACTTTAAGTTCTGTCgcttctgtttcagttcagtgaTATATGTGGCCTGCATCAAAaacttttctcatttgcaaaaaatTTCACTTTAtggttgtttatattttaattataattgtaTATACTCAGATCACTTCATGTATTAGTTTAGTTGTCAGTACTCTCGATGATGAAATTCTAATGACGTTCCCAGacgatgttcttttaaaaaaccagTGTTTTTACTGCTTAAGAAGGATAAAAGCTATTGAGAATGATGTTAACAGATAATCCAATGTGCTATCACAATGAAGTTCAACAAAATTACATTTACATTATTACTCATGTCGACTCTGCCAAATATTTAGAGTAAAATTaaactataaatagaaaaattattttggtgGCTCCAGTGTCAAATGTGTAAAGTTAAAGTGGCTagtgcatatattttatttaagtattaaaatgttaaaaggagATTTTGGTTTTTATCTGGCAGATGAAAAATCAATTTTTCTAAGTTATAGCTTATAGCAAATGCCAAGGTATTACTACCAAGCTGCAACAGCTGTTGAACTGCCAGATGATATATTTGGTTGTCTTCCAGAATTTGCTATTATGATCACAAAACACTGCCTTCTTTTTACTCCTGATTGCTGATTTTGATCAAGCATTGCCGTGTGCTGTGGTATGTTTTCACAATAGCCTCCTCAGTTAGTTCTGTGTGTcagtttttaatgaagaaaaaagaaatagtgaaTTACCTTTttgtttaaaagagaaatgaTTAATCCTTTGAAGTTTTCTTCTGATTTCACATGAAATTTcattcatctttaaaattatttgtatgaCGTGAACTTTCTAAAACCAGTgcttatttccttattttgcaGTTAGTTACCCGATGACTGTCTTTTGTAGTGAGAGCATTGTCTTGTCATCTTCCAGGAAAGCAATGTGTCATTTACTTTTATCTTTCACAATATAgtactttgcttttgttttgtcagAAAAATATTGGGGTAGTACACTCTACTTGCGGCACAATATAATGAGAAACTATAAGTTAGAATTTGAAAACCAGTGCCGCCGCGCGTTTATTGATGTATACCACTTTCCCATACACTTCCTTTTTCATTTGGTCTTATAAGTTTTGCTGTGGTTTTACTTGGAGGAAATAACCATGTTTCTAGTATAAGTCTACTTTACAGTGCAGTCATgtaatgtattttttcaaaacaatgtAAAATTTATCTCTTAcgagaaaaaaaattgttcttagatttcatttatgatttaaagCACGTACAGAAAAATTTTTGACCTCAAAAACGTAGCTCCTTTTTAATAAACTAGCATACCATTTTGATTTGTAAACCtgtgaaaaacaaaaaccttagcCTTAAACATCATTTACTTTGTTTGAAAATTTATGTGAAATGCCCATTAAAATGATAGGAAACTTTTTCGAATCAGAACCATGGAGGTGTTTTACATTTCAAATCTAGCGTACTAATTAGCTTGCCCTGTCAAACTTTGATTGCCTTGTCATTTTTAGCATAGTATTTTAAATAACGAAGTTTCTTTCAGGATTGCCATTTAATGCTATTTAATTTCCCTGGTGAGTGATTTTATCCATACCGATAATGTCAGAGAAGCAACTAAGAACTAACGAACATCAGACATGTTTGACTCTTACCTAGTTAATACAGGATGACCGTAATGTTATCTTTTATCACTTGACTACTTAGTTTTTAGAGGGAATCATAGTCACGCTCTTcaaataatgtaaatatatagaaaatgtgAACAACTGCATGGAATAGAAAAATAACAGCAATGATAAAATTGAACACAAAATAAAGAGGCCTAGAATCACTTGCTTCTTTCCTCTAATGTTATAATGATGCAGAATCTAAGATAGCACATTTGTAAAATGGATTTTATGCCATTTACCTCACAGAATAGTTGGGAGAGTTAAATAATACAATGATACAATTAAAACACTTAACATGAATATGTGCTTGAACTAGCTGTTACTGGTTTGCATAAATAAGACTTTCCTTGGATGCTTGTCATTGGCCTAAAGATCCCCTACTTCAACTAAGTCTGCCTTGTGTGACTATACTACGTATTACAAAACGTTCTTAGTTTTGTTGTGAAGATAGTATTGTGGATGTTATTGTGGTAAAGTTTTCAAAGCAgtctataattttaatatatacctTACTTATGAATTATATAAATCTGACTCAATCCTTCATTATCTATTTAGAAATTGTATTACCGTATTGTAGAAcctgtgaaaggaaagaaaagacataattattttggagaaatttttaTAAGAAACCACTTCCAGATTTCAGTAGCATCTACAATCAATTGATTGAGGAATCATGGATATGAGATATAAAAATTGCACAGTAGGGTACCTTACCCTCAGGGCCTTCCAGtgcattttaataaatgaatgtttaGCAACAGAAAAATTCAAGGAACAGTAATGATTCAGAATAAGACACGAATATGGCTGCTTCAAAATGTGAATTAATTTCTATTGTGAAGCTATTTTTGGTTCCTGTGTCTTACCAatgtaaacaaaataatttatgaCCCAGTAAAGTGTACCACCTACAAAATATTTGCATGactaatatttgctctttggttGCTGTTCAATTTGAAAGCTTTTTTCAAGAATTGCAAAttagtaaaaaaataattttagaatgtAAATACCTGTTTCCTAGTATTtacaaggaaaaaataatctttatttattaagtagtttattaagtttatttaagaaaataataaaataataaggatCAAAATTTGATTTATCTGTTATATAAATGACATATTCAAATATCAACCACATCTTGCTAACATGAGTCACCtggaattattatttttgttcttttttgttatttctgaTCTAAAGCTAAAAATGGCCAAGGGCAAAGAGTGTCATCTTAGGGATATAAGTTATGATTTGCATAACCAGCATTCTGAAGGCAGTGTTTTCCAATTTTACCAGTTTTAACCTTCCAAACATGCAGTCCCCACAGTAATAATCTCTTTAACAGAAAAGGGACATTTTGACAAAAATGATTTGCTGTACTTCCTCATCTAATACTTCTTAAGCCTCACCAGCATAACGTAGTATAGTGAATAGACTTAATTGAATTAATAGATCCTCTGAAGTTGTATTCTATGAATGTTCTCCACTTTTACCCTTAAACCTCTTTTTTATGCCTCTGGATATTCTAAAAATGTACAATGAAGGTGAAACAATGTTGCTTGAAAGGATAAGAAGGAGTTGAAAAGCAGCAATTAGAGGTGATTATTAGTGAGAATGAGAATCATGGCCTCCAATCAAGAATAAAAACTTTCTTCTTGTGTTAAGCTAATGTGAACGGTGACTGCTGGTGAACAGTTTTGTTGTCCACTATGCAGAACAGATGGAGTTTGCAGTTGTGTGTCACTTGTTTATTACATCCTCTTAAAATTAGTAGCTGGGTAACCAGATGGGTCTGGGAGCACAGCTGTGgatacaagaaaataaatgaaacctgTCTGATGCTGCCGTGCCCTTTTGAGATGCCAAAGTATTCCAACTGCAACAGAGAAAAATTCACTTTAATTTGACATTATATTGATagagtaatttttgttttgttttgatttcatgAAAGTAGATTTAGAAATCGAATCTTACAAAAATAGTTGACACTAAATCTTTCAACCCCATGATtttcattaatattaatttttatagttttcagatccaaaaatgtaattttttggaAAGCTAAAAATCTGTATAAAATATCCACTTGTAATTTCAAAATTCAGGTAAAAATGACATGTTTATTATAAACCAAATTGATTTTATTGTCTTTAAAGTTTATTAAGTGGCATATGAAAAGCTATATTTGTTTTAAGTGCAAATAAATAGTTTCTCCATAAAATAGTATCAGGAGGGGGTgtgatatgaaagtgaaaattagaaGGGAATATTTAAGCCCTTTAAGATACTGTACTAGAACTATTTGTTCTTTTTACTGTTTAGCCAAGTGATATGCTAACATTGAGAAAATTCCTTCATGGTATGTCTCTATATCAATACAAAAAGTTTAtagattttctaaaaaataatatgattttGCTGTTGTGTATGTGGTAAACTTCCTGGCGATTATTTCAACATAATCAATATAATCTGCATCAGATCACTAAGTGAAGTACCCAGGACCATCCTTCATAGTTGTGATAATTCTATCATATCATATCATGCTTCATGATCCAAGAGTATTGAGTTTGGTTCTAAACATTGTAAACTATAGAATTTAGAGTTAAAAATAAGAGttttaacaaaataatatttaataagaatgtttatgggcttcccaggtggcgctagtgcagGGACATAATCTAGAAACTTGTTATAGTTGTTTCTTCCCTTTAGAAAAGGAATGATCATTTTAGAATCTGTGTCCAATTgctataattaataattaatgtgTTGAAGcaagaaatacagagaaagataaactGTGTAGGCAGAAACTACACTGCTTGCATCCAACAGTTTGATATCTAAgctatgaaaatatattaaaattataaatgttaatGTTACTATTAGAAAGATACAAGctaaataaaagtaataacagGTATAAATATACTTCTGTTATTATACCCactgatgttgttgtttagtcactaagtcatatctgactcttttgcgaccccatggcctgtagcccaccaggctcctctgtccgtgggatttttcaggccaccagggaagcccacgcacTGTTGTACTTGCCATTATAATAGGTGTCCTCAACCACGAAATAAGTTTCTTTGCTTAATGACAGAAAGTGTTAAAAACAATGTGATTATTGTAGACTTTTTGTAAATGTCATGAAACTATAAACATTAACCAATCGCATTTCATGAATTtcaaatctacttttttttttccttcctcaggaAGTTGGCCTTGTGCTTGCAGCTATACTGGCCCTCCTGCTGGCTTTCTATGCTTTCTTTTATCTCAGACTGTCCACAGATGTTGACCCTGATCTGGAACCAGATGAAGATTAGTTGAGCAGCAATCAATGcatgaaaaggaaataattttataaaagcaCCTCTAGGGACCAATACTTTCTGAAATACTGAGACAGCAAgatcttgaatttttttctgcTGGTATTTTCAGTTTGCAGAAATCTCTTTTTAAGTAGTTGCATAGGATATCAAGAAAAGAACCTTACCTAGCAATGTAGTATAATATGTGTGCTACCAGATACTTTTATAAATCTTTCTACTTTGACAGGCAACCTATTCATGGTGCATTTTGATAAAATGGGAACCAGATCCTAAATTCTTCGGATGTCTTAGGCAATTTATGTGTATAACTCCATCACTTGCAGATTACCAAATCTGTT
This sequence is a window from Ovis canadensis isolate MfBH-ARS-UI-01 breed Bighorn chromosome 9, ARS-UI_OviCan_v2, whole genome shotgun sequence. Protein-coding genes within it:
- the TRIQK gene encoding triple QxxK/R motif-containing protein, translated to MGRKDASTIKLPVDQYRKQIGKQDYKKTKPILRATKLKAEAKKTAIGIKEVGLVLAAILALLLAFYAFFYLRLSTDVDPDLEPDED